One Pullulanibacillus sp. KACC 23026 DNA segment encodes these proteins:
- a CDS encoding GNAT family N-acetyltransferase, which translates to MLIRYKRSYEKIAMGLLSFVPSEKDLKRLQQTIKRYEEDDRWQLFLWKDEDIIGIIGIEMDQDHQTAILHHVSVNPSYRGQGVGREMVQALSDLLGPDVNLRPTDLSNEFFNKCLQSTSFKE; encoded by the coding sequence ATGCTTATTCGTTATAAACGAAGCTATGAAAAAATAGCAATGGGACTGTTGTCTTTTGTCCCCTCGGAAAAAGATTTGAAAAGGCTTCAACAAACGATCAAGAGATATGAAGAAGATGATCGATGGCAATTGTTTTTGTGGAAAGATGAAGACATCATTGGCATCATAGGAATTGAGATGGATCAAGATCATCAGACTGCCATTCTTCACCATGTCAGTGTTAATCCGTCTTACAGAGGACAAGGGGTGGGACGAGAGATGGTTCAGGCTCTTTCGGATCTGCTTGGACCGGATGTTAATCTCAGACCTACTGATCTGTCCAATGAGTTTTTTAACAAATGCCTTCAATCAACATCTTTTAAAGAATAG